Proteins encoded within one genomic window of Perognathus longimembris pacificus isolate PPM17 chromosome 28, ASM2315922v1, whole genome shotgun sequence:
- the LOC125343049 gene encoding charged multivesicular body protein 1b-2-like: MAMIRSHPDSHQLRVTEHLFNLKFAVKELTRNAKKCDKEEKVEKAKIKKAIQKGNTEVARIHAENAISQKNQAIIYLRMSARIDAVTGRVQTAVTMDKVAKSTAGVVNSMDASLRTMNLEKISALMYKFEHHFETLDVQTQQMEDTMSSSTTLTTLQNQVDMLLQEMADEACLDLEDLSMGQTESVGTSIVSMEQDELSQRLGRLRDQV, encoded by the exons AACATTTGTTTAACTTGAAGTTTGCTGTAAAAGAGCTTACTAGGAATGCCAAGAAAtgtgataaagaagaaaaagttgaAAAGGCCAAGATTAAGAAG GCTATTCAGAAAGGCAATACAGAAGTTGCCAGAATTCATGCTGAAAATGCAATCAGTCAAAAAAATCAAGCAATCATCTATTTGAGAATGAGTGCTAGGATTGATGCTGTCACAGGCAGAGTTCAGACTGCAGTAACAATGGACAAAG TAGCAAAATCCACAGCAGGTGTAGTTAACTCTATGGATGCTTCTCTGAGGACTATGAACCttgaaaag atttcTGCCTTAATGTACAAATTTGAACACCATTTTGAAACCCTGGATGTTCAAACACAACAAATGGAAGACACAATGAGTAGCTCTACAACTCTAACAACACTACAA AACCAAGTGGACATGCTACTTCAAGAAATGGCAGATGAAGCTTG cCTTGATCTCGAGGACCTTTCAATGGGCCAAACAGAGTCTGTTGGCACCAGTATTGTTTCTATGGAACAG GATGAACTGTCACAGAGGCTTGGTCGTCTTCGTGACCAAGTGTAA